One window of the Allosaccharopolyspora coralli genome contains the following:
- a CDS encoding ABC transporter permease, whose protein sequence is MATGASPSSRTGLVDSLFRFQSFFGLLAVFLAAIVFSPRNSDGQILFLTSDNLFNITRQVSEIGIIAIGLTFVILIGGIDLSVGSVLGLAAVGSAVLMVENNLGMIPAVLLVLLAGAVFGFLQGAAVALLGVQAFIVTLAGLQIARGLARMWSGGETVQISYGDGPDQAPMAFSLLGERTFGGVVPIPAIIFAIVAVAAILFLRTSAYSRHLYAIGGNEKAARLSGVPVNRVKITAFVIAGLCAALAGIVHAGQLNTGSPNDGIAYELDGIAAVVVGGTSLAGGRGSVVGTIAGALLLGILNNILQLNSVDTDIQLLIKGLVIVAAAALQRLRPTQ, encoded by the coding sequence TCGGTCTGCTGGCCGTCTTCCTCGCGGCGATCGTGTTCTCGCCGCGCAACAGCGACGGGCAGATCCTGTTCCTCACCAGCGACAACCTGTTCAACATCACCCGGCAGGTCTCCGAGATCGGCATCATCGCGATCGGGTTGACCTTCGTCATCCTCATCGGCGGCATCGACCTCTCGGTCGGGTCGGTGCTCGGGCTCGCCGCCGTCGGCTCGGCGGTGCTGATGGTGGAGAACAACCTCGGCATGATCCCGGCGGTGCTGCTGGTCCTGCTCGCGGGCGCTGTGTTCGGGTTCCTGCAGGGGGCGGCGGTCGCGCTGCTCGGGGTGCAGGCGTTCATCGTGACGCTGGCCGGGCTGCAGATCGCGCGGGGGCTGGCGCGCATGTGGTCCGGCGGGGAGACGGTGCAGATCTCCTACGGCGACGGCCCCGACCAGGCGCCGATGGCGTTCTCGCTGCTCGGTGAGCGCACGTTCGGCGGTGTGGTGCCGATCCCGGCGATCATCTTCGCGATCGTGGCGGTGGCGGCGATCCTGTTCCTGCGCACCAGCGCCTACTCGCGGCACCTGTACGCGATCGGTGGCAACGAGAAGGCGGCACGGTTGTCCGGTGTCCCGGTGAACCGGGTGAAGATCACCGCGTTCGTCATCGCCGGCCTGTGTGCCGCGCTCGCCGGCATCGTCCACGCCGGACAGCTCAACACCGGCAGCCCGAACGACGGTATCGCCTACGAACTCGACGGCATCGCGGCCGTCGTGGTGGGAGGCACGAGTCTCGCCGGTGGACGCGGCTCGGTCGTCGGCACCATCGCGGGCGCGCTGCTTCTCGGCATTCTCAACAACATTCTGCAACTCAACAGTGTCGACACCGATATCCAGTTGCTCATCAAAGGACTCGTGATCGTGGCTGCGGCGGCTTTGCAGCGGCTCCGGCCCACGCAGTAG
- a CDS encoding substrate-binding domain-containing protein, whose protein sequence is MRKTMKSWIAVGCAAAAFSAAGCGTTSQNTGQVQPQDPTQNCQGPDGRYTIGMSQANLAEPYRVRMDEDIRKAAEKVPQFEEVKFLDAAKDNSQQVSDVESLMTQQVDLLMISPNEAAPLTEVVKKAYNEGIPVVLLDRKVEGDAYTTFVGSDNTEIGRQAGQFFAQQLLPDGGKIVQIKGLSGSTPAAEREAGFKQGIEGSNIEIIDTVDGEWERSVGQQQMDALLKAHPQIDAVYSQNDPMAEGAYLAAEAAGRVQDMEFVGIDGLPIESGGIKAVEQGRLAATFVYPTGGQEAVEAAKKLLVDCEQVPKQQTLPTQLVTQQNAAEVYQRLNQN, encoded by the coding sequence ATGCGCAAGACGATGAAGTCCTGGATCGCCGTCGGGTGCGCCGCGGCCGCGTTCTCGGCCGCCGGTTGCGGAACCACCAGCCAGAACACCGGCCAGGTGCAGCCGCAGGACCCGACGCAGAACTGCCAGGGGCCGGACGGCAGGTACACGATCGGGATGAGCCAGGCGAACCTCGCCGAGCCGTACCGCGTCCGGATGGACGAGGACATCAGGAAGGCGGCCGAGAAGGTGCCGCAGTTCGAGGAGGTGAAGTTCCTCGACGCGGCGAAAGACAACTCTCAGCAGGTCAGTGACGTCGAAAGTCTGATGACCCAGCAGGTCGACCTGCTGATGATCTCGCCGAACGAGGCCGCGCCGCTGACCGAAGTCGTCAAGAAGGCCTACAACGAGGGGATTCCGGTGGTGCTGCTCGACCGCAAGGTCGAGGGCGACGCGTACACCACGTTCGTGGGCTCCGACAACACCGAGATCGGCCGTCAAGCCGGCCAGTTCTTCGCCCAGCAGCTGCTCCCCGACGGCGGCAAGATCGTCCAGATCAAGGGTCTGTCCGGGTCCACGCCCGCCGCCGAGCGGGAAGCGGGATTCAAGCAGGGCATCGAGGGCTCGAACATCGAGATCATCGACACCGTCGACGGCGAGTGGGAGCGCTCGGTCGGCCAGCAGCAGATGGACGCACTGCTGAAGGCGCACCCGCAGATCGACGCCGTCTACTCGCAGAACGACCCGATGGCCGAAGGTGCCTACCTCGCCGCCGAAGCCGCTGGACGGGTGCAGGACATGGAGTTCGTCGGCATCGACGGCCTACCGATCGAGTCCGGTGGCATCAAGGCGGTCGAGCAGGGTCGACTCGCGGCGACGTTCGTCTACCCGACGGGCGGGCAGGAAGCGGTCGAGGCCGCCAAGAAGCTCCTCGTCGACTGCGAGCAGGTGCCGAAGCAGCAGACGCTGCCGACGCAACTGGTGACGCAGCAGAACGCCGCCGAGGTGTACCAGCGGCTGAACCAGAACTGA